One genomic window of Polaromonas sp. SP1 includes the following:
- the kdpB gene encoding potassium-transporting ATPase subunit KdpB, whose translation MTTQKPFVLLDPALLKPAIAASFTKLSPRVQWRNPVMFVVYIGSILTTLLGLQALQGQGEAPAGFIFAVAVWLWFTVLFANFAEALAEGRSKAQAASLRSLKKSTWAKKLKEPKHGATFLPEQAENLRKGDVVLVEAGDMIPLDGEVIEGVASVDESAITGESAAVVRESGGDFSSVTGGTRVLSDWLVVRIMVNPGESFLDRMISMVEGAKRQKTPNEIALTILLVALTIVFLVVTVTLLPFSMFSVEAAGAGTVVSITALVALLVCLIPTTIGGLLSAVGVAGMSRMMQANVIATSGRAVEAAGDVDVLLLDKTGTITHGNRQASSFLPAPGVTGAKLATAAMQASMADETPEGRSIVVLAQRLGAGEALVGESHEVPFTAQTRMSGIDVQRPDGSTRQLRKGAVDAIRKHVESLGGSVPAEVLRVSDEVSRRGSTPLAVADGSAVLGIVELKDIVKAGIKERFGELRRMGIKTVMITGDNKLTAAAIAAEAGVDDFLAEATPEDKLKLIRQYQAEGRLVAMTGDGTNDAPALAQADVAVAMNSGTQAAKEAGNMVDLDSNPTKLLEIVETGKALLMTRGSLTTFSIANDVAKYFAIIPAIFVSTYPQLAALNVMRLGSPSSAILSAVIFNALIIMFLIPLALKGVKYRAVGAATLLRRNLLIYGLGGLAVPFIGIKAIDLLLVAMNLA comes from the coding sequence ATGACTACCCAAAAACCTTTTGTGTTGCTTGATCCTGCCTTGCTCAAACCCGCCATCGCGGCGTCGTTTACCAAGCTCAGCCCGCGCGTGCAGTGGCGCAACCCCGTCATGTTTGTTGTCTACATCGGCAGCATCCTGACCACCTTGCTGGGCCTGCAGGCCTTGCAGGGCCAGGGCGAAGCGCCGGCAGGCTTTATCTTTGCCGTGGCCGTCTGGCTGTGGTTCACCGTGTTGTTTGCCAACTTTGCCGAAGCGCTGGCCGAGGGGCGCAGCAAGGCGCAGGCGGCCTCGCTGCGCAGCCTGAAGAAAAGCACCTGGGCCAAGAAGCTGAAGGAGCCCAAACACGGCGCCACCTTTTTGCCGGAGCAAGCCGAGAACCTCAGAAAAGGAGACGTGGTGCTGGTCGAAGCCGGCGACATGATCCCGCTGGACGGCGAAGTCATCGAAGGCGTGGCCTCGGTCGACGAAAGCGCTATTACCGGCGAATCAGCCGCGGTGGTGCGCGAATCGGGCGGCGACTTCTCGTCCGTGACCGGCGGCACCCGCGTGCTGTCCGACTGGCTGGTCGTGCGCATCATGGTGAACCCGGGCGAGTCTTTCCTGGACCGCATGATCAGCATGGTCGAAGGCGCCAAACGCCAGAAGACGCCCAATGAAATCGCGCTGACGATTTTGCTGGTGGCGCTGACCATTGTGTTCCTGGTGGTCACCGTGACCTTGCTGCCGTTTTCGATGTTCAGCGTGGAAGCGGCAGGCGCGGGCACGGTGGTCAGCATCACTGCGCTGGTGGCCTTGCTGGTCTGCCTGATCCCGACCACGATTGGCGGCCTGCTCTCTGCCGTGGGTGTGGCCGGCATGAGCCGCATGATGCAGGCCAACGTCATCGCCACCTCGGGCCGTGCCGTGGAAGCCGCCGGTGACGTGGACGTGCTGCTGCTCGACAAGACCGGCACCATCACCCACGGCAACCGCCAGGCCTCCAGCTTTCTGCCGGCGCCCGGCGTGACCGGCGCCAAGCTGGCCACCGCTGCGATGCAGGCCTCGATGGCCGATGAAACGCCTGAAGGCCGCAGCATTGTGGTTTTGGCCCAGCGCCTTGGAGCCGGTGAGGCTTTGGTGGGTGAGAGCCATGAGGTGCCTTTCACTGCACAGACGCGCATGAGCGGCATCGACGTGCAACGCCCCGACGGCAGCACGCGCCAGCTGCGCAAGGGCGCGGTCGATGCGATCCGCAAACATGTGGAGTCGCTGGGCGGCAGCGTGCCGGCCGAGGTGCTGCGCGTGTCGGACGAGGTGTCGCGCCGCGGCAGCACGCCGCTGGCGGTGGCCGACGGCAGCGCGGTGCTGGGCATCGTAGAGCTCAAAGACATCGTCAAGGCCGGTATCAAGGAGCGTTTTGGCGAGCTGCGCCGCATGGGCATCAAGACGGTGATGATCACCGGCGACAACAAGCTCACGGCGGCCGCCATCGCCGCCGAAGCGGGTGTCGACGACTTCCTGGCCGAGGCCACGCCCGAAGACAAGCTGAAATTGATACGCCAGTACCAGGCTGAGGGCCGGCTGGTGGCGATGACGGGCGACGGCACCAACGACGCGCCGGCGCTGGCCCAGGCCGACGTGGCGGTGGCCATGAACAGCGGCACGCAGGCAGCCAAAGAGGCCGGCAACATGGTGGACCTCGACTCCAACCCGACCAAGCTGCTGGAGATTGTGGAAACCGGCAAGGCCTTGCTGATGACACGCGGCTCGCTCACCACGTTTTCGATCGCCAACGACGTGGCCAAGTACTTCGCCATCATCCCGGCGATTTTTGTGAGCACCTACCCGCAATTGGCCGCACTCAATGTGATGCGCCTGGGCAGCCCCTCTTCGGCGATTTTGTCGGCGGTGATTTTTAACGCGCTGATCATCATGTTTTTGATCCCGCTGGCGCTCAAGGGCGTGAAGTACCGCGCGGTGGGCGCTGCCACCCTGCTGCGCCGCAACCTGCTGATCTACGGCCTGGGCGGCCTGGCCGTGCCTTTTATCGGCATCAAGGCGATTGACCTTTTATTGGTCGCCATGAATTTGGCCTGA
- the kdpE gene encoding two-component system response regulator KdpE yields the protein MSHPTPVAVVIEDEPQIRRFVRAALEGEGWQVFEADTAQRGLTEAGTRKPDLLVLDLGLPDGDGLDVIRDVRGWSAVPIVVLSARADEADKIAALDAGADDYLTKPFGVGELLARVRANLRRPRAAGADGAPDEPLFSFGDVVVDRQARLVRRAGVEVHLTPIEYRLLTVLMSNAGRVLTHRQLLREVWGPAHAGQNHYLRIYMGHLRQKLEADPAQPKHLLTETAVGYRLWVA from the coding sequence ATGTCCCACCCCACGCCGGTTGCCGTTGTGATTGAAGACGAGCCGCAGATACGCCGCTTTGTCCGCGCAGCGCTGGAGGGCGAAGGCTGGCAGGTGTTTGAGGCCGATACCGCGCAGCGCGGGCTGACGGAAGCCGGCACCCGCAAGCCCGACCTGCTGGTGCTGGACCTGGGCCTGCCCGACGGCGACGGGCTGGACGTGATACGCGACGTGCGTGGCTGGTCGGCGGTGCCCATCGTGGTGCTGTCGGCGCGCGCCGATGAGGCCGACAAGATTGCTGCGCTGGACGCCGGCGCCGACGACTACCTGACCAAACCTTTCGGCGTGGGCGAGCTGCTGGCCCGCGTGCGCGCCAACCTGCGCCGCCCGCGTGCGGCCGGCGCCGACGGCGCACCCGACGAGCCGCTGTTCAGTTTTGGCGACGTGGTGGTGGACCGCCAGGCGCGGCTGGTGCGGCGCGCCGGCGTTGAGGTGCACCTGACGCCCATCGAGTACCGCCTGCTCACCGTGCTGATGAGCAATGCCGGGCGGGTGCTGACGCACCGCCAGTTGCTGCGCGAGGTGTGGGGCCCGGCGCATGCAGGGCAAAATCACTATTTACGTATCTATATGGGCCACTTGCGGCAAAAGCTCGAGGCCGATCCGGCGCAGCCCAAACATCTGTTGACGGAAACCGCCGTCGGGTACCGGCTCTGGGTGGCCTGA
- a CDS encoding molecular chaperone, whose translation MTTAILMACLWAAGFGGNAVAADLQVSPISLEFSPREKAHGIWLSNTGAKPLRAQVRVQQWTQTANQDQLAPTRDLIASPPAVEIPPGGKQLVRLIRQQPVAPAIEQSYRLIVDELQVDTVDGSPPPGLQFLMRYLVPVFVAVEAPSPVGGRQTDISTLSASLQTASKPPQLVVKNTGRTHFKLAQLAYVDADGRRTVLAPGLLGYVLAGQQMQWPLKVALPPGAFGAGAFKAKFNADLEEQTLPLVNTRP comes from the coding sequence GTGACCACCGCCATCTTGATGGCGTGCCTGTGGGCGGCAGGTTTCGGCGGCAACGCCGTGGCCGCCGACCTGCAGGTTTCGCCCATCTCCCTCGAATTTTCCCCACGCGAAAAGGCGCACGGTATCTGGCTCAGCAATACCGGCGCCAAGCCGCTGCGCGCGCAGGTGCGGGTGCAGCAATGGACCCAAACCGCCAACCAGGATCAGCTCGCCCCCACGCGCGACCTCATCGCCAGCCCGCCGGCCGTCGAGATTCCGCCCGGCGGCAAACAACTGGTGCGCCTCATCCGCCAGCAGCCGGTCGCGCCGGCCATTGAGCAGTCCTACCGCCTGATCGTTGACGAGCTACAGGTCGACACCGTCGACGGCAGCCCACCGCCCGGCCTGCAGTTCCTGATGCGTTATCTGGTGCCCGTGTTCGTTGCCGTGGAAGCGCCTTCGCCTGTGGGCGGCAGGCAGACCGACATCAGCACCTTGTCGGCCAGCCTGCAAACCGCGTCGAAACCGCCGCAACTCGTTGTCAAAAACACAGGCCGCACGCACTTCAAACTGGCGCAACTGGCCTATGTGGATGCTGACGGCCGCCGCACCGTGCTGGCGCCGGGCCTGCTGGGCTATGTGTTGGCCGGCCAGCAGATGCAGTGGCCGCTGAAGGTCGCACTCCCACCCGGTGCTTTCGGAGCAGGCGCCTTCAAGGCCAAATTCAATGCCGACCTTGAAGAGCAGACGCTGCCGCTGGTCAACACTCGCCCTTAG
- the kdpA gene encoding potassium-transporting ATPase subunit KdpA, with translation MSNSSWGLLALFLGVLLVTAWPLGIWLARIYSGSLPAWMHKVEAPLYRLAGTSADTSMKWSQYALALLAFNVLGFIAVYALQRLQVWLPLNPAGMAAVSPDSAFNTAVSFVSNTNWQGYAGESTMSYLTQMLALSVQNFLSAATGIAVVFALFRGFAARATGAIGNFWVDVTRITAWLLLPLSLVFALFLVGQGVIQNFDSYKEVATLETTSYQVPKTGADGQTLKDDKGNPVMEDAKSDKQTLAMGPVASQEAIKMLGTNGGGFFNANSAHPYENPTALSNFFQMLAIFLIPAALCFAFGRAVGDPRQGWAVLAAMTVMFVIAVVAITPAEQAGNPLLPPLGVDQAASALQAGGNMEGKETRFGINASSLFAVITTAASCGAVNAMHDSFTPLGGMVPMVMMQLGEVVFGGVGTGLYGMLIFAILAVFIAGLMIGRTPEYLGKKIESHEMKLTSIAILVTPILVLAGTAIAVLAGAGKAGIANPGAHGFSEILYALTSAGNNNGSAFAGLSANTPFYNTLLGIAMWLGRFGVIVPVLAIAGALAAKKRLPVTAGTMPTHGPLFVMLLIGTVLLVGLLNYVPALALGPVVEHLMLWPGH, from the coding sequence ATGAGCAATTCGTCATGGGGCCTGTTGGCTCTCTTTCTCGGTGTCCTGCTGGTCACTGCCTGGCCGCTGGGTATCTGGCTGGCGCGCATTTACTCTGGCAGCCTTCCCGCCTGGATGCACAAGGTCGAAGCGCCGCTGTACCGCCTGGCCGGCACGTCCGCCGACACCAGCATGAAATGGTCGCAGTACGCACTGGCCTTGCTGGCCTTCAATGTGCTGGGTTTCATTGCCGTGTATGCCTTGCAGCGCCTGCAGGTCTGGCTGCCGCTCAACCCGGCCGGCATGGCCGCGGTGTCGCCCGACTCGGCCTTTAACACCGCGGTCAGTTTTGTCTCCAACACCAACTGGCAGGGTTATGCCGGTGAGTCCACCATGAGTTACCTCACGCAGATGCTGGCGCTGTCGGTGCAGAACTTTTTGTCCGCCGCCACCGGCATTGCGGTGGTGTTTGCGCTGTTCCGCGGTTTTGCCGCGCGTGCCACGGGCGCCATTGGCAACTTCTGGGTGGATGTCACACGCATCACGGCCTGGCTGCTGCTGCCGCTGTCGCTGGTGTTCGCCCTCTTCCTGGTGGGGCAGGGCGTGATCCAGAACTTTGACAGCTACAAGGAAGTCGCAACGCTCGAGACCACTTCTTATCAGGTGCCCAAAACCGGCGCCGATGGCCAGACCCTGAAAGACGACAAGGGCAACCCTGTGATGGAAGACGCCAAATCTGACAAGCAGACCCTGGCCATGGGCCCGGTCGCGTCGCAAGAGGCCATCAAGATGCTGGGCACCAATGGTGGCGGTTTTTTCAACGCCAACTCGGCCCATCCTTATGAGAACCCGACCGCGCTGAGCAACTTCTTTCAAATGCTGGCGATCTTCCTGATCCCTGCGGCGCTGTGTTTTGCCTTTGGCCGCGCCGTGGGCGACCCGCGCCAAGGCTGGGCCGTCCTGGCCGCGATGACGGTGATGTTTGTCATCGCGGTGGTGGCCATCACGCCGGCCGAACAAGCCGGCAACCCGCTGCTGCCCCCGCTGGGTGTGGACCAGGCTGCCAGCGCCTTGCAGGCCGGCGGCAATATGGAAGGCAAGGAAACCCGTTTCGGCATCAATGCCTCCAGCCTTTTCGCAGTGATCACGACGGCGGCTTCGTGCGGCGCGGTCAACGCCATGCACGACTCCTTCACACCGCTGGGCGGCATGGTGCCCATGGTGATGATGCAGCTGGGAGAGGTGGTGTTCGGCGGTGTCGGCACCGGGCTTTACGGCATGCTGATCTTTGCCATCCTGGCGGTGTTTATCGCCGGCCTGATGATTGGCCGCACGCCCGAATACCTGGGCAAGAAGATCGAGTCGCATGAGATGAAGCTGACCTCGATCGCCATCCTGGTGACGCCCATCCTGGTGCTGGCCGGCACGGCCATCGCCGTCCTGGCGGGCGCCGGCAAGGCCGGCATCGCCAACCCCGGTGCGCACGGTTTTTCTGAAATCCTTTACGCACTGACCTCGGCCGGCAACAACAACGGCAGCGCCTTTGCAGGCCTGTCGGCCAACACGCCGTTCTACAACACGCTGCTGGGCATCGCCATGTGGCTGGGCCGCTTCGGCGTCATCGTGCCGGTGCTCGCCATTGCCGGTGCACTGGCCGCCAAGAAGCGCCTGCCGGTCACGGCCGGCACCATGCCCACGCACGGCCCGCTGTTCGTGATGCTGCTGATAGGCACCGTATTGCTCGTGGGCCTGCTCAATTACGTGCCTGCCCTGGCGCTGGGCCCGGTGGTCGAGCATTTGATGCTCTGGCCAGGTCACTAA
- a CDS encoding spore coat U domain-containing protein, producing MSKFAFGKTKLALVALAALAAMSSAQAVTETADLGVSLTLDSGCQFSAPSDAVAFARTTSTSAAVTLDATGTLNVTCTSGTNYTIGLNGGANNTGSVDTPALGSRRMQGTAGNYVTYDLYQEPTHTTFWGNVVNSDTFSSVGTGNPEAIPVYGRVTNVNAVAGVYADTVTATITY from the coding sequence ATGTCTAAATTCGCATTCGGCAAAACCAAATTGGCCCTGGTGGCCCTCGCCGCCCTGGCTGCCATGAGCAGCGCTCAGGCTGTCACCGAAACCGCCGACCTCGGCGTCAGCCTGACGCTTGACAGTGGCTGCCAATTCAGTGCGCCTTCGGACGCCGTGGCTTTCGCTCGGACAACCAGCACGTCTGCGGCTGTGACCCTGGACGCCACCGGCACCCTGAACGTGACCTGCACCAGCGGCACGAACTACACCATCGGCCTGAACGGCGGCGCCAACAACACGGGCTCAGTCGACACGCCGGCGCTCGGCAGCCGCCGCATGCAGGGGACAGCCGGCAACTACGTCACTTATGACCTCTACCAGGAGCCCACCCACACCACCTTCTGGGGCAACGTTGTCAACAGCGACACCTTCAGCAGCGTCGGCACGGGTAACCCCGAGGCCATTCCTGTGTATGGCCGCGTGACGAACGTTAACGCTGTCGCCGGCGTTTATGCCGACACTGTGACCGCGACCATCACTTACTGA
- a CDS encoding pseudouridine synthase: MTEPLKPGAGPKPPGAAVRIPKTPAPAAAPGAPAATVRLNKRMAELGLCSRREADDWIARGWVRVNGAPAVMGQPVAVDARIEIDRQAEQQQRQQVTILINKPVGYVSGQAEDGHEPAVVLVQPQNRWRECNSRMRWGHEQLRGLAPAGRLDIDSIGLLVLTQDGRVARQLIGEDSDIEKEYLVRVSYGPESANVQALFPREKLALLNHGLSLDGQPLKPAQVSWQNPEQLRFILKEGKKRQIRRMCEQVGLFVTGLKRVRIGRVNLGHLPVGQWRYLAPHEHF; this comes from the coding sequence ATGACAGAACCCCTCAAACCCGGAGCCGGCCCCAAACCGCCTGGCGCCGCCGTCCGCATCCCCAAAACCCCGGCGCCCGCCGCCGCGCCCGGCGCGCCGGCGGCCACCGTGCGGCTGAACAAACGCATGGCCGAGCTGGGCCTGTGCTCGCGCCGCGAAGCCGACGACTGGATCGCACGCGGCTGGGTGCGCGTGAACGGCGCGCCGGCCGTGATGGGCCAGCCCGTGGCGGTGGACGCGCGCATTGAAATCGACCGCCAGGCCGAGCAGCAGCAGCGCCAGCAGGTCACCATCCTGATCAACAAGCCCGTGGGTTACGTCAGCGGCCAGGCCGAGGACGGGCATGAACCGGCCGTGGTGCTGGTGCAGCCGCAAAACCGCTGGCGCGAATGCAACAGCCGCATGCGCTGGGGCCACGAGCAGCTGCGCGGGCTGGCCCCGGCCGGACGGCTGGACATCGACTCCATCGGCCTGCTGGTGCTGACGCAGGACGGGCGCGTGGCGCGCCAACTGATCGGTGAAGACTCCGACATCGAAAAAGAGTATCTGGTGCGCGTGAGCTATGGCCCTGAATCCGCCAATGTGCAGGCCCTGTTCCCGCGCGAAAAGCTGGCCCTGCTGAACCACGGCCTGAGTCTGGACGGCCAGCCGCTCAAGCCCGCCCAGGTTTCATGGCAAAACCCCGAGCAGCTGCGTTTTATCCTGAAAGAAGGCAAAAAACGCCAGATCCGCCGCATGTGCGAGCAAGTGGGGCTTTTTGTGACCGGGCTCAAACGCGTGCGCATCGGCCGGGTCAACCTGGGCCATTTGCCGGTGGGGCAGTGGCGCTACCTGGCCCCGCACGAACACTTCTAG
- the kdpC gene encoding potassium-transporting ATPase subunit KdpC: MKTILRPALVMFAVLTLATGVAYPLVVTGAAQSLFPSQAAGSLIVRDGKPVGSELIGQNFSDPHHFWGRPSATGPMPYNAAASSGANQGPLNPALVDAVKGRIEALKAADPGNTAQVPVDLVTASASGLDPHISPAAARYQVARVARARGLPAEKVQALLEQHTEQPLLAILDEPRVNVLKLNLALEALR, translated from the coding sequence ATGAAAACCATTCTCAGACCCGCACTGGTGATGTTCGCCGTGCTCACCCTGGCCACCGGCGTGGCCTACCCGCTCGTGGTGACCGGCGCTGCGCAATCCCTGTTCCCTTCTCAAGCGGCTGGCAGCCTGATCGTGCGTGACGGTAAGCCCGTCGGCTCCGAACTGATAGGCCAGAACTTCAGCGACCCCCATCACTTCTGGGGCCGCCCATCGGCCACCGGCCCCATGCCCTACAACGCCGCGGCTTCCAGCGGCGCCAACCAAGGGCCGCTCAATCCGGCGCTGGTCGATGCCGTCAAGGGCCGCATCGAAGCGCTGAAAGCGGCCGACCCGGGCAACACCGCCCAGGTGCCTGTCGACCTGGTCACGGCGTCTGCCAGCGGGCTGGATCCGCACATAAGCCCGGCTGCGGCCCGCTACCAGGTGGCCCGTGTGGCCAGGGCGCGCGGCTTGCCGGCAGAAAAAGTCCAGGCCTTGCTCGAACAGCACACCGAGCAGCCGCTGCTCGCCATCCTGGATGAACCCAGGGTGAATGTGCTCAAGCTCAATCTTGCGTTGGAGGCTCTTCGCTAA
- a CDS encoding DUF4118 domain-containing protein: MASYPDSRPDPDQLLAHLRGEDDKARRGRLRIYFGASAGVGKTYAMLSAAQRERKAGRDVLVGVVETHGRSETMELLAGLEQLPLREVAYRGRTLKEFDLDAALARKPAVLLVDELAHSNVEGSRHAKRWQDVHELLEAGIDVWSAVNVQHLESLNGTVGAITGIRVHETVPDTVLDAADEVILVDVTPDELMARLKAGKVYMPQQAERAAQNFFRKGNLIALREIALRRTAEHVEDDVRSYRVEKSIAPVWNTEGAILACIGPREGAEQTVRTAARLAGQLNVRWHAAYVETPRLQLLEVAERDRILAVIKLAEGLGAETAVLTGGDAAAELVNEAQRLNCATLVVGRPQVPGWRALWVGPTMTRRLARRAPTLDIVEVGHADSARRLARAVQRSASDDEATAWQGKLPAYAWAAAGSAAITLLALPLLAFFDLANIVMLFLLGTVLVALKFGRGPAALAAFLNVAAFDYFFVAPRLSFAVSDVQYLVTFGVMLVVGLLTGQLTAGLRFQARIAASRERRAQSLFELTRDLSAALLSEQVIELGEAAVQRNFGGQALVLATDAHDQLRPQVNPPPDFDASVADWVFRNEQPAGLATATLSAQAWHYIPLKAPMRVRGVLALKPAQPRWLLIPEQMQQLDTLARQVAIALERVHYVEVAQEAVVQMESEKLRNVLLAAISHDVRTPLTALIGLADSLQRTAPPLGEAQAEAARAISSEARHLSTLVNNLLDMARLQSGAVNLKSEWQSVEEIVGSAIRQAQHALAGKAVTTDLPAGLPLVEFDAVLMERVLVNLLENAAKYGQAPIEVGAHVTDKALVLSVRDHGAGLPEAVRGREHELFEKFTRGVAESATPGVGLGLAICQAVVQAHRGQLTAGNAAGGGAEFTVSLPRRPPPAMPDTPETA; the protein is encoded by the coding sequence ATGGCCAGTTACCCCGACTCCCGTCCTGACCCCGACCAGCTTCTGGCCCACCTGCGCGGCGAGGATGACAAGGCGCGCCGGGGCCGCTTGCGCATCTACTTCGGCGCCAGCGCCGGCGTGGGCAAAACCTACGCCATGCTCAGCGCCGCGCAGCGCGAACGCAAGGCCGGGCGCGACGTGCTGGTGGGTGTGGTCGAAACGCATGGCCGCAGCGAAACCATGGAGCTGCTGGCGGGGCTGGAGCAGTTGCCCTTGCGCGAGGTGGCTTACCGTGGGCGCACATTGAAAGAGTTCGACCTGGATGCGGCGCTGGCGCGCAAGCCGGCCGTGCTGCTGGTCGACGAGCTGGCGCACAGCAATGTGGAAGGCTCGCGCCACGCCAAGCGCTGGCAGGACGTGCACGAGCTGCTGGAAGCCGGCATCGATGTCTGGTCGGCCGTCAATGTGCAGCACCTGGAAAGCCTGAACGGCACGGTGGGCGCGATCACCGGCATACGTGTGCATGAAACCGTGCCCGACACGGTGCTGGACGCGGCCGACGAAGTGATCCTGGTCGATGTCACGCCCGACGAGCTGATGGCGCGGCTGAAGGCCGGCAAGGTTTATATGCCGCAGCAGGCTGAGCGCGCGGCGCAGAATTTTTTCCGCAAGGGCAACCTGATCGCGCTGCGCGAGATTGCGCTGCGGCGCACGGCTGAGCATGTGGAAGACGATGTACGCAGCTACCGCGTCGAAAAATCCATCGCCCCGGTGTGGAACACCGAAGGCGCCATCCTCGCCTGCATAGGCCCGCGCGAAGGCGCGGAGCAGACGGTGCGCACGGCGGCGCGGCTGGCCGGCCAGCTCAATGTGCGCTGGCATGCGGCCTATGTGGAAACACCGCGCTTGCAGCTGCTGGAGGTGGCCGAGCGCGACAGGATCCTGGCCGTGATCAAGCTGGCCGAAGGGCTGGGCGCCGAAACGGCCGTGCTGACCGGCGGCGATGCCGCGGCCGAGCTGGTGAACGAGGCGCAGCGGCTCAACTGCGCCACGCTGGTGGTGGGCCGCCCGCAAGTGCCGGGCTGGCGCGCCCTCTGGGTGGGCCCGACCATGACGCGCCGGCTGGCCAGGCGGGCGCCCACGCTGGACATTGTGGAAGTGGGCCACGCCGACAGCGCGCGGCGCCTGGCGCGCGCCGTGCAGCGTTCGGCCAGTGATGACGAAGCCACCGCCTGGCAGGGCAAGTTGCCGGCCTATGCCTGGGCCGCGGCCGGCAGCGCCGCCATCACGCTGCTGGCCCTGCCGCTGCTGGCTTTTTTCGACCTGGCCAACATCGTCATGCTGTTCCTGCTGGGCACGGTGCTGGTGGCGCTGAAGTTCGGGCGCGGGCCGGCGGCGCTGGCGGCGTTTCTCAACGTCGCGGCGTTTGATTATTTTTTTGTGGCGCCGCGGCTGTCGTTTGCCGTCAGCGATGTGCAGTACCTGGTGACCTTCGGCGTGATGCTGGTGGTGGGCCTGTTGACGGGCCAGCTCACGGCCGGCCTGCGCTTTCAGGCGCGCATCGCGGCCAGCCGCGAGCGCCGCGCGCAGTCGCTGTTTGAGCTCACGCGTGATTTGTCGGCGGCGCTGCTGAGCGAGCAGGTGATCGAGCTGGGCGAGGCGGCCGTGCAGCGCAACTTCGGCGGGCAGGCGCTGGTGCTGGCGACCGACGCGCATGACCAGCTGCGGCCGCAGGTCAACCCGCCGCCGGACTTCGACGCCAGCGTGGCCGACTGGGTGTTTCGCAACGAGCAGCCGGCCGGGCTGGCCACCGCCACCCTGTCGGCGCAGGCCTGGCATTACATCCCGCTCAAGGCGCCTATGCGGGTGCGCGGCGTGCTGGCGCTCAAGCCGGCGCAGCCGCGCTGGCTGTTGATTCCGGAGCAAATGCAGCAGCTCGACACGCTGGCCCGGCAGGTCGCGATAGCGCTGGAGCGTGTGCACTATGTAGAAGTGGCGCAGGAGGCCGTGGTGCAGATGGAGTCTGAAAAGCTGCGCAATGTCCTGCTGGCGGCGATCTCGCATGACGTGCGCACGCCGCTGACGGCGCTCATCGGCCTGGCCGATTCCCTGCAGCGCACGGCGCCGCCGCTGGGCGAGGCGCAAGCAGAAGCCGCCCGCGCCATCAGCAGCGAAGCGCGCCACCTGAGCACGCTGGTCAACAACCTGCTGGACATGGCGCGCCTGCAAAGCGGCGCCGTCAACCTCAAAAGCGAATGGCAGTCGGTTGAAGAAATCGTGGGTTCGGCGATCCGCCAGGCGCAGCATGCACTGGCGGGCAAGGCCGTCACCACCGATTTGCCGGCCGGCCTTCCCCTGGTGGAGTTTGATGCGGTGTTGATGGAGCGCGTGCTCGTCAACCTGCTGGAAAACGCCGCCAAATACGGGCAGGCGCCGATTGAAGTCGGTGCGCACGTCACCGACAAGGCGCTGGTGCTGTCGGTGCGCGACCACGGCGCCGGCCTGCCCGAGGCCGTGCGCGGGCGCGAACATGAGCTGTTTGAGAAGTTCACGCGCGGTGTGGCCGAATCCGCCACGCCGGGCGTCGGGCTGGGCCTGGCGATCTGCCAGGCGGTGGTGCAGGCGCACCGCGGGCAGCTTACGGCCGGCAATGCCGCGGGGGGTGGTGCAGAATTCACGGTGAGCCTGCCGCGCCGTCCGCCGCCGGCCATGCCCGATACGCCCGAAACCGCCTGA
- a CDS encoding potassium-transporting ATPase subunit F, protein MISLDVLYGFGGVCAIVLLTYLVYALICAEEF, encoded by the coding sequence ATGATCAGCCTGGATGTTTTGTACGGCTTTGGCGGCGTCTGCGCCATCGTGCTGCTCACCTACCTCGTCTATGCGCTGATTTGCGCTGAGGAGTTTTGA
- a CDS encoding response regulator, which produces MALITYLVEDNKIVLDNLIEALQEIAAVEITGHSATQAEATEWLQSHNGDWHLAIVDLFLKEGSGLGVLAGCRNRKPDQKVVVLTNYATDEIRRRAADLGADAVFDKSGELEGLFNYCTQQTAAHA; this is translated from the coding sequence ATGGCACTTATTACTTACCTCGTCGAAGACAACAAGATCGTTCTGGACAACCTCATCGAGGCGCTCCAGGAGATCGCCGCTGTCGAAATCACGGGTCACAGTGCCACACAGGCCGAAGCCACCGAGTGGCTGCAGTCCCACAACGGCGACTGGCACCTGGCCATCGTCGATCTTTTCCTGAAAGAGGGCAGCGGCCTGGGTGTGCTGGCAGGCTGCCGCAACCGCAAGCCCGACCAGAAGGTCGTTGTGCTGACCAACTACGCCACCGATGAGATCCGCCGGCGCGCAGCAGACCTGGGTGCCGACGCGGTGTTTGACAAATCCGGTGAGCTGGAGGGCCTGTTTAACTATTGCACGCAGCAAACGGCCGCCCACGCCTAG